In a single window of the Montipora capricornis isolate CH-2021 chromosome 11, ASM3666992v2, whole genome shotgun sequence genome:
- the LOC138024364 gene encoding tetratricopeptide repeat protein 28-like, translating to MADNKMNVFEQHIQELSVARKEGNRKGEGIAYLNLGNYYYGLAYFEQAKRDYTEALRIFKEIAFSAGKGKGCGNLGIAYHSLGNFKKAKKHLKQQLSIVKQVGDRAWEGNANGNLGNAYYSLGNFKLAIEYHEQHLCIAKEVVDRAGEGRANSNLGNAYRILGNIQRAIDYHEQHLSIAKEVRDRDGEGMANCYLGNAYYSLGNFKRAIEYYEQSLSMAKEVRDRAWEGRANGNLGNAYNSLGNFKRAIEYHEKDLSIAKEVGDKAGEGRANGNLGNAYHSLGNFKRSIEYHEQHLSIAKEVRDRDGESMANGNLGNAYHSLGNFEGAIEYHEQSLSIAKEVGHRVWEGTANGNLGNAYNSLGNFKRAIEYHEKDLSIAKEVGDKAGEGRANGNLGNAYQSLGNFKRAIEYHEQLLSIAKEVGNRAWEGTVNGNLGNAYRSLGNFKRAIEYHERHLSIAKEVGDRAGEGTANGNLGNAYYSQGNFKRAVEYQKQHLCIAKQVGDRAGEGKANGSLGIAYHSLGNFKLAIEYHKKDLSIAKEVGDRAWEGNANGNLGNAYYSLGNFKLAIEYHEQHLCIAKEVVDRAGEGRANSNLGNAYRILGNIQRAIDYHEQHLSIAKEVRDRDGEGMANCYLGNAYYSLGNFKRAIEYYEQSLSMAKEVRDRAWEGRANGNLGNAYNSLGNFKRAIEYHEKDLSIAKEVGDKAGEGRANGNLGNAYHSLGNFKRSIEYHEQHLSIAKEVRDRDGESMANGNLGNAYHSLGNFEGAIEYHEQSLSIAKEVGHRVWEGTANGNLGNAYNSLGNFKRAIEYHEKDLSIAKEVGDKAGEGRANGNLGNAYQSLGNFKRAIEYHEQLLSIAKEVGNRAWEGTVNGNLGNAYRSLGNFKRAIEYHERHLSIAKEVGDRAGEGTANGNLGNAYYSQGNFKRAVEYQKQHLCIAKQVGDRAGEGKANGSLGIAYHSLGNFKLAIEYHKKDLSIAKEVGDKAGEGRANGNLGNAYDSLGYFKRAIEYHEQHLSIAKEVGDRAGEGNANGNLGNAYYSLGNFKQAMEYHKQHLSIAKEVGDRAEEGRAISSLGNTYDSLGNGKQAIEYHKTCLSIAKEIGDRAGEGMANANLSIAYCKRGELENALLFNKQYLTISKETEGPVGQGNACYVLGLVHEFSGSYKALNFYRMSMKHFDETRRLLQSEDAWKISFRETKQEAYTALWTALLKNGEVDEALFAAEQGRAQALTDILKVQFSVPEEPSSAVATTETLSAVMKCLPAQTVFTALEGKTISFWLLQRGIGINFRQKEVENGSADSLMETALKQIGAGTAVRCENRTLDKLCSDFFCSREAVAESFQSLSLSVNTSLQPLYDILISPIADLLQGDDLVFVPDGPFCLAPYSALSDSVRIRTVPSLTALKLIASAPDDFHCKSEALLVGDPWLKEVTDENGEPIAEQLPCAIKEVEMIGELLETAPLTGINATKAEVLKRMKSVALIHIAAHGDSKFGEIALAPNPERTFQIPEKEDFMLTMSDVHAVGLRARLVVLSSCHSGRGEVNSEGVVGIARAFLCAGARSVLVSLWAIDDEATLLFMKSFYLHLADRKSASLALHYAMKSLRETEKYSAIKYWAPFVLIGDDVTLEFRHQKLRKNETASKT from the exons ATTGCATATTTGAATTTAggcaattattattatggcttGGCTTATTTTGAACAGGCCAAGAGGgattacacagaagcattaagGATTTTTAAGGAAATAGCTTTCAGTGCTGGAAAGGGGAAAGGCTgtggcaatctcggcatcgcttatcacagtctgggcaattttaaaaaggccaaAAAGCACCTAAAGCAACAACTAAGTATTGTAAAgcaagtaggggatagggcctgGGAGGGCaatgccaatggtaatctcggcaatgcttattacagtctgggcaattttaagctagccatagagtatcacgaacaacatctatgcattgcaaaagaagtagtggatagggccggggagggcaggGCCAAtagtaatctcggcaacgcttatcgcaTTCTGGGCAATATTCAGCGAGCCATAGattatcacgaacaacatcttagcattgcaaaagaagtaagGGATAGGGACGGGGAGGGCATGGCCAATTGttatctcggcaacgcttattacagtctgggcaattttaagcgagccatagagtattacgaacaaAGTCTTAGCATGGCAAAAGAAGTAAGGGATAGGGCCTGGGAGGgcagggccaatggtaatctcggcaacgcttataacagtctgggcaattttaagcgagctatagagtatcacgaaaaagatcttagcattgcaaaagaagtaggggataaggccggggagggcagggccaatggtaatctcggcaacgcttatcacagtctgggcaattttaagcgatccatagagtatcacgaacaacatctcagcattgcaaaagaagtaagGGATAGGGACGGGGAGAGCatggccaatggtaatctcgggaacgcttatcacagtctgggcaattttgaGGGGGCCATAGAGTATCATGAACAAagtcttagcattgcaaaagaagtagggcaTAGGGTCTGGGAGGGCacggccaatggtaatctcggcaacgcttataacagtctgggcaattttaagcgagctatagagtatcacgaaaaagatcttagcattgcaaaagaagtaggggataaggccggggagggcagggccaatggtaatctcggaaacgcttatcaaagtctgggcaattttaagcgagctatagagtatcacgaacaacttcttagcattgcaaaagaagtagggaatagggcCTGGGAGGGCACTGtaaatggtaatctcggcaacgcttatcgcagtctgggcaattttaagcgagccatagagtatcacgaacgacatcttagtattgcaaaagaagtaggggatagggccggggagggcacggccaatggtaatctcggcaatgcttattacAGCcagggcaattttaagcgagccgtAGAGTATCAGAAACAACATCTTTGCATTGCAAAacaagtaggggatagggccggggagggtaAAGCCAATGGTAGTCTTGGCattgcttatcacagtctgggcaattttaagctagCTATAGAGTATCACAaaaaagatcttagcattgcaaaagaagtaggggatagggcctgGGAGGGCaatgccaatggtaatctcggcaatgcttattacagtctgggcaattttaagctagccatagagtatcacgaacaacatctatgcattgcaaaagaagtagtggatagggccggggagggcaggGCCAAtagtaatctcggcaacgcttatcgcaTTCTGGGCAATATTCAGCGAGCCATAGattatcacgaacaacatcttagcattgcaaaagaagtaagGGATAGGGACGGGGAGGGCATGGCCAATTGttatctcggcaacgcttattacagtctgggcaattttaagcgagccatagagtattacgaacaaAGTCTTAGCATGGCAAAAGAAGTAAGGGATAGGGCCTGGGAGGgcagggccaatggtaatctcggcaacgcttataacagtctgggcaattttaagcgagctatagagtatcacgaaaaagatcttagcattgcaaaagaagtaggggataaggccggggagggcagggccaatggtaatctcggcaacgcttatcacagtctgggcaattttaagcgatccatagagtatcacgaacaacatctcagcattgcaaaagaagtaagGGATAGGGACGGGGAGAGCatggccaatggtaatctcgggaacgcttatcacagtctgggcaattttgaGGGGGCCATAGAGTATCATGAACAAagtcttagcattgcaaaagaagtagggcaTAGGGTCTGGGAGGGCacggccaatggtaatctcggcaacgcttataacagtctgggcaattttaagcgagctatagagtatcacgaaaaagatcttagcattgcaaaagaagtaggggataaggccggggagggcagggccaatggtaatctcggaaacgcttatcaaagtctgggcaattttaagcgagctatagagtatcacgaacaacttcttagcattgcaaaagaagtagggaatagggcCTGGGAGGGCACTGtaaatggtaatctcggcaacgcttatcgcagtctgggcaattttaagcgagccatagagtatcacgaacgacatcttagtattgcaaaagaagtaggggatagggccggggagggcacggccaatggtaatctcggcaatgcttattacAGCcagggcaattttaagcgagccgtAGAGTATCAGAAACAACATCTTTGCATTGCAAAacaagtaggggatagggccggggagggtaAAGCCAATGGTAGTCTTGGCattgcttatcacagtctgggcaattttaagctagCTATAGAGTATCACAaaaaagatcttagcattgcaaaagaagtaggggataaggccggggagggcagggccaatggtaatctcggcaacgcttatgacagtctgggCTATTTTAAGCGAGCTAttgagtatcacgaacaacatcttagcattgcaaaagaagtaggggatagggccggggagggcaatgccaatggtaatctcggtaACGCTTActacagtctgggcaattttaagcaagccatggAGTATcacaaacaacatcttagcattgcaaaggaagtaggggatagggccgagGAGGGCAGGGCTATTAGTTCCCTCGGCAACACTTATGACAGTCTGGGCAATGGTAAACAAGCGATAGAGTACCACAAAAcatgtcttagtattgcaaaagaaatagGGGACAGGGCTGGGGAGGGCATGGCCAATGCTAATCTTAGCATTGCTTATTGCAAAAGGGGTGAGCTTGAAAATGCTCTTCTCTTTAACAAACAATATCTTACTATTTCCAAGGAAACGGAGGGTCCAGTGGGCCAGGGAAACGCTTGCTATGTGCTTGGTCTTGTTCATGAATTTTCAGGCTCGTACAAAGCCCTAAATTTTTATCGTATGAGCATGAAACATTTCGATGAAACAAGGCGTCTTCTTCAATCAgaagatgcatggaaaataagctttcgtgagACAAAACAAGAGGCGTACACAGCTCTGTGGACAGCACTTTTaaagaatggagaggttgatgaggctttgtttgctgctgaacaaggacgagcacaggccTTGACAGATATTTTGAAGGTGCAGTTTAGCGTTCCTGAAGAACCTTCCTCGGCAGTTGCGACGACGGAAACTCTCTCCGCTGTTATGAAATGTTTACCTGCGCAAAcagttttcacagcacttgaagGGAAGACTATCAGTTTTTGGCTTCTGCAAAGAGGAATCGGAATAAACTTTAGACAAAAAGAAGTCGAAAATGGAAGTGCAGATTCACTGATGGAAACTGCTTTGAAACAGATTGGAGCAGGGACTGCTGTGCGATGTGAGAATCGCACACTTGACAAACTATGTAGCGACTTTTTTTGCAGTAGGGAAGCTGTTGCAGAGAGTTTTCAGTCTTTGAGCCTCTCCGTTAATACCTCTTTGCAGCCCTTGTATGATATCTTAATCAGTCCAATTGCAGATTTACTTCAGGGTGATGACTTagtctttgttcctgatggaccattttgcttggctccatattctgcattgagtgactctgtcaggattCGTACTGTTCCCTCGTTGACCGCTTTAAAACTGATTGCAAGTGCACCTGACGACTTCCACTGTAAGAGTGAAGCTCTGCTTGTGGGCGATCCGTGGTTAAAGGAAGTCACTGATGAAAATGGTGAACCCATTGCCGAACAGTTGCCGTGTGCGATAAAAGAGGTGGAGatgattggagaacttctgGAGACCGCTCCTCTCACTGGAATAAATGCAACGAAAGCTGAGGTTctgaaaagaatgaaatcaGTTGCTTTAATCCATATTGCAGCACATGGAGATTcgaaatttggagaaattgctttggccccaaatcctGAACGCACATTCCAGATTCCAGAAAAGGAAGATTTCATGTTAACAATGAGTGATGTTCATGCAGTTGGTCTTCGAGCAAGACTGGTTGTTCTGAGCTCTTGTCACAGTGGCCGGGGAGAGGTGAATTCTGAGGGTGTGGTGGGAATAGCCAGAGCTTTtctgtgtgctggtgcccggtctgttctggtgtcactctgggcaatcgatGATGAAGCAACCTTGCTGTTCATGAAGAGTTTCTATCtacacttggcagatagaaaaagtgcaagtttaGCTCTTCATTATGCCatgaaatctcttcgggagACGGAGAAGTATTCCGCCATTAAGTACTGGGCACCATTTGTACttattggcgatgatgtcacacTTGAATTTCGGCACCAGAAGCTCCGAAAGAATG AAACGGCGtccaaaacttga